Proteins from one Juglans microcarpa x Juglans regia isolate MS1-56 chromosome 1S, Jm3101_v1.0, whole genome shotgun sequence genomic window:
- the LOC121247840 gene encoding uncharacterized protein LOC121247840 yields the protein MEGLIPMVYKAIKRNRVRREYRCLSSGDAQSYNIADFYINDQSHVYTLPSTQKIGAGLHIERNGHRRHRSVGDYGVGFTPPEGKRMETAPAPKRLVRFRSHRLFSCVSGGI from the coding sequence ATGGAGGGTCTGATCCCCATGGTTTACAAGGCAATCAAGAGAAACAGAGTTCGCCGAGAATACCGCTGTCTCTCCTCTGGGGATGCTCAAAGTTACAACATAGCCGACTTCTACATCAATGATCAGAGTCATGTATATACGCTTCCTTCGACCCAGAAGATTGGTGCCGGTTTGCATATTGAGAGAAATGGCCACCGGCGACACAGGTCTGTAGGAGACTATGGAGTTGGATTCACGCCGCCTGAAGGTAAGAGAATGGAAACTGCACCTGCTCCCAAGCGACTTGTGCGGTTTAGGAGCCATAGATTGTTCTCATGTGTTTCTGGGGGTATCTAG